A stretch of Pomacea canaliculata isolate SZHN2017 linkage group LG6, ASM307304v1, whole genome shotgun sequence DNA encodes these proteins:
- the LOC112565553 gene encoding uncharacterized protein LOC112565553 isoform X1, whose translation MGRRLLSVVCLVLAVSHDPERDDCHNNNNQLLELLCVRVVTQVRTSILSADRVSDLHAERTRGQRRLGLRLLVSPPSTATRDCPSRLAPTIEKLDSLPIKKNLLNMQVISGTIINDNTEEEDTNRHVTSRTIEPFTCLTSSRGLVGGVTSGACDTVMRQFQNANSLCINTTAPDTLQTDPKLSLLHSSTRAMILLENINLSFKFSTVTVVCRLEPCIVTIYITSDHVPVSYQVEEKEMKNNSDTSWTDEASSKPTLGVWFKAGTFPIQEFDTTYRTLANTLRTVLHNLLRRLYSPYVNVVTIAFHIIPSLLYQLFSIFSHKSPSLVFHKQSVNVGIGEINNADSTVNEEKIIFAETEHIPHIRHGYLGQSAVTFIVLLMLVFIPHLRDSIFGLNHLCEDHQCGGCHYFDRWFETCFAEGCHSEKKSFEDCKIPERGCDGSSCKSSKSLSKETTFWKHVRGNFCWKLFRKTHTSTKNSVSQKQIATWGKHENFAPLWLTGFHVWPLDRFLPDASRNPEQDMAYLGYRLASLGALPVTCGVSRLKLANAGFYYRGQGDEVVCYSCRVRHSGWRSSDDPFAVHRRISPHCSHLAKTIEAPPNYQTGEHGSQGHEASGSRSGSEVVSGARDQTEDGEQREQDANDAVPNSFSSGPSRTTHSAQTSAAEAGSPSAIPGGQASRSLFPSPTLDLGGAVYPMYQDMASRRRSFARWDETRAPPLDDILLNGMFYAGYADCVRCFYCGVGLKSWEPSDDVWSEHTRWRPNCQYLRTVKGDDYIRQTVTRLNREDESDADAGAAITAVRNDNSRSEPPVQQPSARASVTPGDGPTGSPPTTTTTTASNASPHQQTATTTAQEQPSTSTSAMSSADTTGGSPAEHDGNDRRNNDSNTSRPRASGIAVVLPNEESESERLNRLQQENRQLAGRLQCRVCHNHPIDTIFLPCGHLLACDNCTTTLRECPQCHEYIQATARVHMG comes from the exons ATGGGCAGGCGACTCTTGAGTGTCGTTTGTCTTGTCCTTGCTGTGTCCCACGACCCTGAACGCGACGActgccacaacaacaacaaccagctgCTAGAACTGTTGTGTGTCAGGGTCGTGACCCAGGTGAGGACAAGCATTTTGTCAGCAGACCGTGTCTCTGACCTTCACGCTGAAAGGACACGAGGGCAACGGCGACTGGGTCTGCGACTGTTGGTGTCACCGCCGTCAACCGCCACACGTGACTGTCCGAGCCGTCTGGCACCGACTATTGAAAAATTGGACAGCTTGCCAATAAAGAAAAATCTCCTCAACATGCAAGTGATATCGGGAACCATAATAAATGACAACACAGAAGAGGAAGACACGAACCGCCACGTCACTTCTCGAACTATAGAACCTTTTACTTGTCTGACTTCCTCACGAGGGTTAGTTGGCGGTGTGACAAGTGGAGCATGTGACACTGTCATGAGGCAATTCCAAAATGCAAATTCCCTCTGTATAAATACCACAGCACCAGACACACTGCAGACAGACCCCAAGTTGTCTTTGTTGCATAGCTCGACGAGAGCCATGATTCTGTTAGAGAAcattaatttgtcttttaaattcTCGACTGTCACAGTGGTATGCCGTCTTGAACCTTGTATTGTAACAATTTACATTACATCTGACCACGTGCCTGTGAGCTATCAAGTcgaagagaaggaaatgaagaacaaCTCTGACACTAGCTGGACTGATGAAGCGAGTTCAAAGCCGACTCTTGGTGTTTGGTTTAAGGCAGGGACATTTCCTATTCAAGAGTTTGACACCACTTACAGAACTTTAGCTAATACATTAAGAACTGTTTTACACAATTTACTACGCCGCTTATATTCTCCATATGTCAACGTTGTAACGATAGCATTTCATATAATACCAAGTCTACTCTAccaattattttctatttttagccaCAAAAGTCCGAGCTTAGTTTTTCATAAACAGTCAGTAAATGTAGGTATTGgtgaaataaataatgcagATTCTACGGTGAACGAAGAGAAAATCATATTTGCTGAAACAGAACATATACCACATATACGACATGGCTACTTAGGGCAGTCTGCAGTGACTTTTATTGTTCTTCTGATGTTAGTGTTTATTCCTCATCTTAGAGACAGTATATTTGGCTTAAATCACTTGTGTGAAGACCATCAGTGTGGAGGATGCCACTACTTCGACAGGTGGTTTGAAACATGCTTTGCCGAGGGATGTCATAGCGAGAAAAAATCATTCGAGGACTGTAAAATACCAGAGCGAGGCTGTGATGGTTCATCGTGCAAGTCTAGCAAGTCTTTATCAAAGGAGACAACATTCTGGAAACATGTCCGCGGCAACTTCTGCTGGAAATTGTTCCGGAAAACCCATACATCGACAAAAAACTCTGTTTCTCAAAAACAGATTGCCACCTGGGGCAAACATGAAAACTTTGCTCCTTTGTGGTTAACTGGATTTCACGTGTGGCCATTGGACAGATTTTTGCCAGACGCTTCTCGAAACCCCGAACAGGACATGGCCTACTTAGGGTATCGGCTAGCCTCGTTGGGGGCACTTCCGGTCACGTGCGGGGTCTCGAGGTTAAAATTGGCCAACGCTGGTTTCTACTACAGAGGTCAAGGTGACGAGGTCGTCTGCTACAGCTGTCGGGTGCGACACAGCGGCTGGAGGTCCTCAGATGATCCGTTCGCTGTTCACAGACGCATCTCGCCTCATTGTTCACACCTGGCGAAGACGATCGAAGCGCCACCAAACTACCAGACTGGTGAGCATGGCAGTCAGGGACACGAGGCATCAGGTTCAAGGTCGGGATCAGAGGTCGTGAGCGGTGCCAGGGATCAAACGGAGGATGGAGAGCAGAGGGAGCAGGATGCGAACGATGCAGTCCCTAACTCCTTCTCCTCAGGGCCCTCCCGCACGACCCACTCCGCACAAACCTCGGCGGCTGAGGCTGGGTCACCTAGCGCTATACCTGGGGGTCAAGCTTCGCGGAGTCTGTTCCCCAGCCCCACGCTGGACCTGGGGGGAGCAGTATACCCCATGTACCAAGACATGGCCAGCAGGAGGAGGTCGTTCGCCAGGTGGGACGAGACCCGGGCTCCACCTCTGGACGACATACTGCTTAATGGAATGTTTTACGCAG GGTATGCTGACTGTGTCCGGTGCTTTTACTGCGGGGTGGGCCTCAAGTCTTGGGAACCCAGCGACGATGTGTGGTCTGAACACACCCGATGGCGGCCCAACTGTCAGTACCTGAGGACCGTCAAGGGAGATGACTACATTCGCCAAACTGTCACGCGGCTGAATCGAGAG GATGAGAGTGATGCTGATGCTGGAGCTGCTATAACTGCGGTGAGGAACGATAACTCTCGCTCAGAGCCTCCTGTACAACAGCCTTCTGCTCGTGCATCCGTGACACCAGGAGACGGACCCACAGGTTCCCCTCCCACTACTACCACAACCACAGCGAGCAACGCGTCTCCACACCAGCAGACGGCGACAACCACCGCACAAGAGCAACCGTCGACCAGCACCTCAGCCATGTCATCAGCAGACACAACAGGAGGATCACCAGCAGAACACGACGGCAATGACCGCAGAAATAACGACAGCAACACCTCAAGACCTCGGGCGTCGGGAATTGCAGTCGTGTTGCCAAACG aggag